The Nitratidesulfovibrio sp. SRB-5 genome includes a window with the following:
- a CDS encoding hemolysin family protein, with translation MDGESGSPIWSRITRLFQNRTGDTVEQAIIEAREDGELDAEEGSMLLNILSLDDTQVQDIMTPRTDIDCVEVDNSLGEVIERIVASGHSRIPIYRDNRDNIVGVVYAKDLLRCFVDPTGCATPVAELMREPYFVPETKNVYELLQEFRGRKNHMAIVLDEYGGTSGLVTIEDVLELIVGDIEDEHDAPRDEDIVVLDGENYLLSGRALLEDLEELGISLDSDEVDTIGGYLSMLAGHVPQAGETFELAGRRFEVAEADAKQIRTVRVGPLEAA, from the coding sequence TTGGACGGAGAATCGGGCAGTCCCATCTGGTCGCGCATCACGCGGCTGTTCCAGAACCGCACCGGCGACACGGTGGAGCAGGCCATCATCGAAGCCCGCGAAGACGGCGAACTGGACGCCGAAGAAGGCTCGATGCTGCTGAACATCCTGAGCCTTGACGACACGCAGGTTCAGGACATCATGACCCCCCGCACCGACATCGACTGCGTGGAGGTGGACAACTCCCTCGGAGAGGTCATCGAGCGCATCGTCGCCTCCGGGCATTCCCGCATCCCCATCTACCGCGACAACCGCGACAACATCGTGGGCGTGGTCTACGCCAAGGATCTGCTGCGCTGCTTCGTCGACCCCACCGGGTGCGCAACCCCGGTGGCCGAACTGATGCGCGAGCCGTACTTCGTGCCGGAAACCAAGAACGTCTACGAACTGCTCCAGGAATTTCGCGGTCGCAAGAACCACATGGCCATCGTGCTCGACGAGTACGGCGGCACTTCCGGCCTCGTAACCATCGAGGACGTGCTGGAACTCATCGTGGGCGACATCGAGGACGAGCACGACGCCCCGCGCGACGAGGACATCGTGGTCCTTGACGGCGAAAACTACCTGCTTTCCGGGCGCGCCCTGCTGGAAGACCTGGAAGAACTGGGCATCAGCCTGGATTCGGACGAGGTGGACACCATCGGCGGCTATCTCAGCATGCTGGCGGGCCACGTGCCCCAGGCGGGCGAGACGTTCGAACTGGCCGGGCGCCGCTTCGAGGTTGCCGAGGCCGACGCCAAGCAGATCCGCACCGTGCGTGTGGGGCCGCTGGAAGCAGCCTGA